From one Pontibacillus sp. HMF3514 genomic stretch:
- a CDS encoding low molecular weight phosphatase family protein, producing MNSVLFVCTDNFTRSVTAEFSLKHYLNKNGIQDVIVESAGFKADSDLSKFSTTHFAHLAELGISTSQHTRIPFQQNFLHDYDLIIAMGDEHQDYLTNEYNYRAPLFNEVCLNESTSIRVPAPGGNEDVEQALRKMVDYIHQHTPRVYEHMRKKGDDDEREL from the coding sequence GTGAACAGTGTCTTATTTGTCTGTACAGATAACTTTACGAGAAGTGTTACAGCTGAGTTTTCTTTAAAGCATTACCTGAACAAAAACGGAATTCAAGATGTTATTGTAGAATCAGCTGGCTTCAAAGCTGATAGTGATCTTTCGAAGTTTTCAACTACTCATTTTGCCCATCTTGCTGAGTTAGGGATAAGCACCTCACAACATACTCGCATCCCATTTCAGCAAAATTTTCTTCATGATTATGATTTGATTATTGCAATGGGGGACGAACATCAAGACTACCTAACAAATGAGTATAATTACAGAGCTCCCTTATTTAATGAAGTGTGCCTGAATGAGTCTACTTCAATTCGTGTACCAGCTCCTGGTGGAAATGAAGACGTTGAGCAAGCACTAAGGAAGATGGTTGATTACATACACCAACACACCCCTAGGGTCTACGAACACATGAGAAAGAAAGGTGATGATGATGAAAGAGAACTATGA
- a CDS encoding NUDIX domain-containing protein yields the protein MRNRGSTIIIKGYQVCLIKRVKNSEVYYVFPGGGIEEGETPREAAKREAFEELGVYVSLDNLFRTVSFHGTQYFYIAEIVGGTFGTGQGMEFTENDNGLYEPMWVDIATLLSLDVRPKEIAHQIVYMYK from the coding sequence ATGAGGAATAGAGGCTCGACCATTATCATAAAAGGATATCAAGTTTGTTTAATTAAGCGCGTGAAGAATTCTGAAGTGTACTATGTTTTTCCTGGTGGTGGAATTGAGGAAGGAGAGACTCCAAGAGAAGCTGCAAAAAGAGAGGCTTTTGAAGAATTAGGCGTATATGTGTCTCTTGATAATCTTTTTCGTACTGTTTCATTTCATGGAACGCAATATTTCTATATCGCTGAAATCGTAGGAGGTACTTTTGGCACTGGTCAAGGAATGGAGTTTACCGAGAATGATAATGGATTATATGAGCCTATGTGGGTGGATATAGCGACTTTATTATCGTTAGATGTTCGCCCGAAAGAAATTGCACATCAGATTGTATACATGTACAAATAA
- a CDS encoding 4a-hydroxytetrahydrobiopterin dehydratase, whose product MALTQDQINNQLENVPQWEVSNEKFISRSFKFKQYMDGVQFAYDIGRTAEEMDHHPSIQIEYGEVVVAVTSHDAGGLTERDFKLAQKIDDTFEKMK is encoded by the coding sequence ATGGCACTAACACAAGATCAAATCAATAACCAACTTGAGAATGTACCACAGTGGGAAGTTTCTAACGAAAAATTTATTTCTCGAAGCTTTAAATTTAAACAATACATGGACGGTGTACAATTCGCATATGACATCGGACGTACAGCAGAGGAAATGGACCATCATCCATCTATTCAAATCGAATATGGCGAAGTGGTCGTAGCTGTTACATCCCATGATGCTGGAGGTTTAACAGAGCGCGACTTTAAACTAGCTCAGAAGATTGATGATACGTTTGAGAAAATGAAGTAA
- a CDS encoding DUF5634 family protein, protein MDYISVETILNDFKESLSVLIKQYNLAEASIYEEEGEGDTYYIGYTVLKGGKTYHIHMPFEKNDEDHLALAKPEWTIQAENAEYKGFESLDEVFDKINEINE, encoded by the coding sequence GTGGACTATATCAGTGTGGAAACCATTTTAAATGATTTTAAAGAATCACTATCTGTTCTCATTAAGCAGTACAACCTTGCTGAGGCTTCGATTTATGAAGAGGAAGGCGAAGGTGACACCTACTATATTGGATACACGGTATTAAAAGGTGGTAAAACATATCACATTCATATGCCTTTTGAAAAGAACGATGAAGATCATTTAGCACTCGCAAAGCCCGAGTGGACGATTCAAGCTGAAAACGCTGAGTATAAAGGGTTTGAATCATTAGACGAGGTGTTTGATAAGATTAACGAAATCAATGAGTAA
- a CDS encoding flotillin family protein codes for MTSFVVFVVLAILAGLALIGGIVTFIIFRIRYKTASSNEALIVTGPKLGDPEKEKNVFEDANGRSMKIIRGGGYRLRMFQTATPIDLTSFQLQVNSEKAYTKEGIPIRVASTAVISIGSDLEIMANFAEKFLGKKQSERESELKDVLNGHLRSIIASLPIEKVYNDFKEVNTQVKNIAEADLKGMGFEITSFALNDVEDVDEENGYIDALGRPHIAEVQKKADMAESDAKKETSIYQAKNDQEAKDEENRRLTSIAESKKDKDIKEAEFQKETNRAKAQSEQAGELERQKLAQQVKEEELKVQYIEKQRAVELEEEENKRRRSIADAEAYELTKRAQAEADQERIKGESEAEVIRQRGIAEAESKERMAKAMEHYGEAAIVEMLISVLPEYADKVAKPLSQIQDMKVIDMGGSGSQGGTAKVANSVTSTMLGIQESLKETTGMDLKALIESFVSRGAVNNFDLHPDEAREKQLQETSASQETDVERETSAEASNDKAESAEQQSDSEEEQN; via the coding sequence ATGACATCATTTGTCGTGTTTGTTGTGTTAGCCATTTTAGCTGGCTTAGCACTAATCGGCGGAATTGTTACATTTATTATTTTCCGCATTCGTTACAAAACAGCAAGCTCAAATGAAGCGCTTATTGTAACAGGTCCAAAACTGGGAGATCCAGAGAAAGAGAAGAACGTCTTCGAGGATGCGAATGGACGTTCCATGAAAATCATTCGTGGTGGCGGGTATCGCTTACGTATGTTCCAAACTGCAACACCGATTGATTTAACATCCTTCCAGTTACAAGTTAATTCTGAGAAAGCTTACACCAAAGAAGGTATTCCAATCCGTGTTGCAAGTACAGCCGTAATCAGTATCGGTAGTGATTTAGAGATCATGGCGAACTTTGCGGAGAAATTCCTAGGTAAGAAACAAAGTGAACGTGAATCGGAATTGAAAGACGTACTTAATGGTCATCTTCGTTCAATTATTGCATCACTTCCAATCGAGAAGGTCTATAATGACTTTAAAGAAGTTAATACACAGGTGAAAAACATAGCTGAAGCTGACTTAAAAGGCATGGGCTTCGAAATTACATCCTTTGCTCTAAATGACGTGGAAGACGTTGATGAAGAGAATGGGTATATCGACGCGTTAGGCCGTCCCCACATTGCTGAAGTTCAGAAAAAAGCGGACATGGCAGAATCCGATGCGAAGAAAGAAACAAGTATTTATCAAGCGAAAAACGATCAGGAAGCGAAGGACGAAGAAAACCGTCGCTTAACATCGATCGCAGAGTCTAAGAAAGACAAAGACATTAAAGAAGCTGAGTTCCAAAAAGAAACGAACCGTGCTAAAGCTCAATCCGAGCAAGCTGGTGAGCTAGAGCGTCAAAAACTAGCTCAGCAGGTTAAGGAAGAAGAGCTTAAAGTTCAATACATTGAAAAGCAACGTGCTGTTGAACTAGAAGAAGAAGAAAACAAACGCCGTCGTTCTATTGCAGACGCAGAGGCGTACGAATTAACAAAAAGAGCGCAAGCTGAAGCCGACCAAGAGCGTATCAAGGGTGAATCTGAAGCAGAAGTTATCCGTCAACGCGGTATTGCTGAAGCAGAATCCAAAGAACGCATGGCAAAAGCTATGGAACACTATGGCGAAGCTGCGATTGTGGAAATGCTTATCTCCGTATTGCCTGAATACGCTGATAAAGTAGCGAAACCACTATCTCAGATTCAGGATATGAAAGTGATCGACATGGGCGGAAGCGGTTCTCAAGGTGGAACAGCGAAAGTGGCAAACAGTGTAACGTCTACGATGCTTGGTATCCAAGAGTCACTTAAAGAAACAACAGGTATGGATCTAAAAGCTTTAATTGAAAGCTTTGTTTCCCGTGGAGCTGTTAATAACTTTGATCTTCATCCAGATGAAGCTCGTGAGAAGCAGCTTCAAGAAACATCTGCATCCCAGGAGACTGATGTAGAACGAGAAACTTCTGCTGAAGCGAGCAATGATAAAGCAGAAAGTGCAGAACAACAAAGTGATAGTGAAGAAGAGCAGAACTAA
- a CDS encoding NUDIX domain-containing protein produces the protein MKPIQKAYGYITREKKGKPQVLVFQLPIPEAGIQIPKGTVKEGEAPEQAVVREMKEETGLHNLSLKGLIAKDMWKADDGALHERFFYHFSAPNTKEEWSFNPTGGGEEDGLTFRFFWISGVHGIQLIRGHGDYLGEVLDEE, from the coding sequence ATGAAACCAATTCAAAAGGCATATGGGTATATCACAAGAGAAAAGAAGGGAAAACCACAAGTTTTAGTGTTCCAACTCCCTATACCTGAAGCAGGCATACAAATCCCGAAAGGAACGGTAAAAGAAGGAGAGGCTCCTGAGCAAGCTGTAGTACGAGAAATGAAGGAAGAAACAGGCTTACATAACTTATCGCTAAAAGGCTTGATTGCTAAAGATATGTGGAAAGCAGATGATGGAGCTTTACATGAACGTTTTTTCTATCACTTTTCTGCCCCTAATACAAAAGAGGAGTGGAGCTTTAATCCAACTGGTGGAGGAGAAGAGGATGGACTTACTTTCAGGTTCTTTTGGATTTCAGGGGTACATGGTATTCAATTAATACGAGGACACGGAGATTATTTAGGGGAAGTATTAGATGAGGAATAG
- a CDS encoding DEAD/DEAH box helicase: MKEFPTDQDINRAVELLLDTYNVPDRIIKGLLGKEQISQLNRLLQDFSKESMSSYELTRLVVMQKGADLFSGSNQAVRDLRKFLLKTLEDEEVIDLYQKHPNPKKKITSPNYMYGELSSKKWIPGGRWPKEFVRTLGFSNIFAGVNQKSGPKKAVFEDISPQKKVPALVPYQEDMKKRMLEVLNREGKHTRCMLSLPTGGGKTRIAVESFIEWMQPRFYDGKYMVWIAQSEELCEQAISCISDMWVDKEFAESLRIYRYFGGNDVDPDDLTGGVVVASIRQLHSRIQNEDPFIHEVLRDCGAMIIDEAHHAAAPMYAKLFEIAEELAGKGLFAVCGLTATPGRSDESTYTLVDRFEAYLIKPEFKWSEAYDRSPLQFFRDEGYLATPKHIVYENNNNPIEIKEDSLFDHFGDFTPEFLRVLAADSKRNKLITKRLMDIPAYSPTLVYACTVEHAEFLSSVMNAFGRKAVAISAKTSKAQRRVYIKAFKRGEIEFLFNYGVLTTGFDAPKTEYIVICRPTTSAVLYEQIIGRGLRGPKFGGTEQCTIVDFSDNILNLGPPLAYTRFKELWEAKEAVIQ, from the coding sequence ATGAAGGAGTTTCCAACAGATCAGGATATAAATAGAGCAGTGGAATTATTGCTTGATACATATAACGTACCGGATCGTATTATTAAAGGGTTACTGGGTAAAGAGCAAATTTCACAATTAAACCGTCTGCTTCAGGATTTTTCAAAAGAATCCATGAGTTCATATGAGTTAACGCGTCTAGTTGTTATGCAAAAAGGAGCCGATTTGTTTTCAGGATCCAATCAGGCTGTACGTGATCTGCGCAAATTTCTATTAAAAACCTTAGAGGATGAAGAAGTCATAGATCTCTATCAAAAGCATCCGAATCCGAAGAAAAAGATTACGTCTCCCAACTATATGTACGGAGAACTTTCCTCGAAAAAGTGGATTCCAGGTGGGAGATGGCCGAAAGAGTTTGTGAGAACATTAGGTTTTTCAAACATCTTCGCAGGTGTGAATCAAAAGAGTGGTCCGAAAAAGGCTGTTTTTGAGGATATTTCACCACAAAAGAAAGTACCAGCACTTGTCCCATATCAAGAAGACATGAAAAAACGCATGCTCGAAGTGTTGAATCGAGAGGGAAAACACACACGTTGCATGCTTTCTCTTCCAACAGGCGGAGGTAAGACAAGAATTGCTGTAGAGAGTTTTATCGAATGGATGCAACCACGGTTTTATGATGGCAAATATATGGTCTGGATTGCGCAAAGTGAAGAGTTGTGTGAGCAGGCGATCTCTTGTATTTCGGACATGTGGGTCGATAAGGAGTTTGCGGAAAGTCTACGAATTTATCGTTATTTTGGTGGTAATGACGTGGACCCTGATGATTTAACGGGTGGAGTGGTTGTGGCAAGTATCCGTCAGCTACATTCCCGTATCCAAAATGAAGATCCATTTATCCATGAGGTTCTTCGTGATTGTGGTGCAATGATTATTGATGAGGCGCACCATGCTGCAGCACCTATGTATGCCAAGCTTTTTGAAATAGCAGAAGAGCTTGCAGGAAAGGGGCTATTTGCTGTATGTGGTCTCACCGCTACTCCTGGACGAAGTGATGAATCCACTTATACGCTAGTTGATCGATTTGAAGCTTATTTGATCAAGCCTGAATTTAAATGGAGCGAAGCGTATGATCGCAGTCCGCTACAATTCTTCAGAGATGAAGGTTACCTTGCAACACCTAAGCATATTGTTTATGAGAATAATAACAACCCGATTGAAATTAAAGAGGACAGTTTGTTTGACCATTTTGGTGACTTTACACCAGAATTCTTACGTGTCTTAGCAGCTGATTCAAAACGGAATAAACTGATTACGAAGCGGTTAATGGATATCCCGGCTTATTCACCTACGCTTGTCTATGCTTGTACGGTAGAGCATGCAGAGTTTTTATCAAGTGTTATGAACGCTTTTGGACGCAAAGCTGTTGCCATTTCAGCCAAAACTTCCAAAGCGCAAAGAAGAGTTTATATTAAAGCCTTTAAGCGTGGAGAGATTGAGTTCTTATTCAACTATGGCGTGTTAACAACTGGTTTTGATGCACCGAAAACCGAGTATATTGTGATTTGTCGACCTACAACAAGTGCTGTGTTGTATGAACAAATCATAGGACGTGGTTTACGTGGCCCTAAATTCGGAGGAACGGAGCAATGTACGATCGTTGATTTTTCCGATAACATCTTAAATCTTGGTCCTCCACTTGCCTATACCCGATTTAAGGAACTTTGGGAAGCCAAGGAAGCGGTCATACAATAA
- a CDS encoding globin-coupled sensor protein translates to MPQSKEQPFTFREDFEVTIQVTKNGDLDKQLNMIDFRKEDLLILKSLQPIIEENIQVIVDQFYKNLEHEESLMTIIQDNSSLDRLKKTLTTHIIEMFDGKIDPLFVEKRNKIAYIHVKIGLKPKWYMCAFQDLLLSIMRILEERIQDRDLYIKAIQSTTKILNIEQQLVLEAFEQENERIRNQQEESKNDLLKEIDYTAETLAAVSQQTNASSQEITAKSEQILSLSKKGADISHRVKTQSLEGKNELDSQQQQMKHIQTSITEMLEEMSKLTEISNEIRHIVDIVTGIAEQTNLLALNAAIEAARAGEHGKGFAVVANEVRKLAEQTKESVSNVSKLIHTTNEQIESVSHNATDIDQLISNSTANMGQINQSFNEIVSAMSQSNDYNASIEKELENFTYVIQEINNAILHVTDSSTQLHTLTEKTNR, encoded by the coding sequence ATGCCACAGAGTAAAGAACAACCTTTTACATTCAGGGAGGATTTCGAAGTAACAATACAAGTTACCAAAAATGGTGACCTTGATAAGCAGCTAAATATGATCGATTTTCGTAAAGAGGATTTATTGATCTTAAAATCCTTACAACCCATTATTGAAGAAAATATCCAGGTTATTGTCGATCAGTTTTATAAAAACCTAGAGCATGAAGAGTCATTAATGACGATTATTCAAGATAACAGTTCTCTTGACCGACTAAAAAAGACATTGACTACACATATTATTGAGATGTTCGATGGAAAAATAGATCCTTTATTCGTAGAAAAACGAAATAAGATTGCTTACATACACGTAAAAATTGGGTTAAAGCCTAAATGGTATATGTGCGCCTTCCAAGATCTTTTGCTATCAATAATGCGCATATTAGAAGAACGTATTCAAGATCGAGATTTATACATAAAAGCCATACAATCTACAACAAAAATACTGAATATTGAACAACAGCTTGTATTAGAAGCGTTTGAACAAGAAAATGAACGAATTCGTAATCAACAGGAAGAAAGCAAAAATGACCTCTTAAAAGAGATTGACTATACGGCAGAAACATTAGCTGCAGTCTCCCAACAAACCAATGCTTCATCTCAAGAAATAACAGCGAAGTCTGAACAGATTTTATCCTTATCTAAAAAAGGTGCGGACATTTCGCATAGAGTGAAAACGCAATCGTTAGAAGGAAAAAATGAGTTAGACTCACAGCAACAACAAATGAAACATATTCAAACGAGCATCACGGAAATGTTAGAAGAAATGAGTAAACTAACAGAGATATCAAATGAGATCCGACACATCGTCGATATCGTAACAGGAATTGCCGAACAGACGAACCTGCTTGCTTTAAATGCTGCCATCGAAGCAGCTCGTGCGGGTGAGCATGGCAAAGGTTTTGCTGTAGTTGCGAATGAAGTTCGAAAATTAGCAGAACAAACAAAAGAATCTGTTTCCAATGTATCAAAGCTGATCCATACAACGAATGAACAGATTGAAAGTGTATCTCACAATGCAACTGATATTGACCAGTTAATCTCAAACAGCACCGCCAACATGGGGCAAATCAATCAATCCTTTAATGAGATTGTATCTGCTATGTCTCAGAGTAACGACTATAATGCTTCCATTGAAAAAGAGCTGGAGAATTTCACATATGTCATTCAAGAAATCAATAACGCTATTTTGCATGTAACCGATTCATCTACACAACTGCACACCTTAACAGAAAAAACGAACAGATAG
- a CDS encoding fumarylacetoacetate hydrolase family protein, whose amino-acid sequence MMMKENYDSIRNIYCVGRNYAQHAQELGNDLPTKPMIFSKPTHALHPAEGELNLPSEIGQIHYEVELVVKMAEAYVPDKPLEQIVDGVALGIDLTARDVQAQLKEKGHPWIVSKGFKGSAVLTEFIPFESLEAFNKIKFSLLKNGVEVQHGLPTHMIFPLEELLSYIASNLGLGKGDIVYTGTPEGVGPLRDGDVLEMKAELSESTKTFGFLNVTFV is encoded by the coding sequence ATGATGATGAAAGAGAACTATGATTCCATTCGCAATATTTATTGTGTAGGAAGGAACTATGCTCAGCATGCTCAGGAGCTGGGAAATGACCTTCCAACAAAACCGATGATATTTTCAAAACCTACACATGCGTTACATCCCGCAGAAGGAGAGCTTAATTTACCTTCTGAAATAGGACAAATTCATTACGAGGTGGAGCTAGTGGTGAAAATGGCAGAAGCCTATGTTCCTGATAAACCTCTCGAGCAAATTGTTGATGGGGTTGCACTGGGTATTGACCTCACTGCACGTGATGTACAAGCTCAATTAAAAGAAAAAGGGCATCCATGGATCGTCTCCAAAGGGTTTAAAGGATCGGCTGTGTTAACGGAGTTTATTCCATTCGAGAGTCTTGAGGCATTTAATAAGATAAAATTTAGTCTATTAAAAAATGGAGTAGAGGTTCAACATGGTCTACCAACCCATATGATCTTTCCTCTTGAAGAGTTACTATCCTATATTGCTTCTAACCTTGGATTAGGAAAAGGCGATATTGTGTACACAGGTACACCAGAAGGAGTCGGCCCTTTACGAGACGGGGATGTATTAGAAATGAAAGCTGAACTATCAGAGAGTACAAAAACCTTTGGTTTTTTAAACGTTACATTCGTATAA
- a CDS encoding phosphatase PAP2 family protein, whose translation MLRESTSKTFPILAIITILLTVSTLSFYFLVGNEVLNEKTLYIDQVIFDWATAMPDWVKQTMLWVTKVGSVPVLTATSLLLMGYFLFFSSYSKWFAAYFAVNMIGVSGITKLLKIFYNRPRPDETEFGGTSASFPSGHTSGAVAFFGFIIYIVLVSNLSSTAKWTINIVSSFMIVAISISRVFGHIHYPTDVIAGLGIGFSWLFLSILALEMTLMRQGKSHIVKQDKVQA comes from the coding sequence ATGCTTAGAGAATCCACATCTAAAACATTTCCGATTCTAGCTATAATCACCATTCTTCTTACTGTATCTACCCTATCCTTTTATTTTCTCGTAGGGAATGAAGTTTTGAATGAGAAAACCTTATATATCGATCAGGTCATATTTGATTGGGCTACGGCCATGCCAGACTGGGTGAAACAAACCATGCTCTGGGTTACGAAGGTCGGGTCTGTGCCGGTTCTTACCGCTACTTCACTTCTCTTGATGGGATACTTTTTATTCTTCTCCTCCTATAGCAAATGGTTTGCCGCATATTTTGCTGTGAACATGATTGGCGTTAGTGGCATTACCAAACTATTGAAAATCTTTTACAACCGCCCTCGTCCTGATGAAACGGAATTTGGAGGCACATCAGCAAGCTTTCCAAGCGGCCATACATCCGGTGCGGTAGCTTTTTTTGGATTTATCATTTATATCGTTCTCGTGAGCAACCTCTCCAGCACGGCAAAATGGACGATCAACATCGTCTCGTCCTTTATGATTGTAGCGATTAGCATCAGCCGTGTTTTTGGCCACATTCATTATCCAACAGATGTTATTGCTGGTTTAGGTATTGGATTTTCGTGGTTATTCCTTTCCATCTTGGCATTAGAAATGACTTTGATGAGACAAGGGAAGAGTCATATCGTTAAACAGGATAAGGTTCAGGCATAA
- a CDS encoding NAD(P)/FAD-dependent oxidoreductase produces MNRIVILGGGYGGLKIAQQLLSNTDRETSITLIDRNPYHSMKTEFYALAAGTIAEKDVRTSFPEDERLHFIADEILHINIEHQSVSLRHTEKVYYDYLIIGLGSEDNFHGIDGASEYTHKISTIKKTRQTYEAVNNMKNYGTATIVGGGLSGVEMASELRESRPDINIRLLDRGDSILKSFPEKIQEHAIEWFKEHDVELVYQSKVDYVEPNILCNAGTCLLSDVTIWTAGIKPSKVVDKLDLEKDNAGRIILNDYHQVPEHPNIFVTGDCASLYLPPSAQLAEQQGKQIADILTNILRGKDPKKPSKIVIKGTLGSLGKDDGFGLTLNYPLKGVLPRVIKTGVLWYHKFQN; encoded by the coding sequence ATGAACCGCATCGTGATATTAGGTGGAGGTTATGGTGGGTTAAAAATTGCTCAACAGCTTCTCTCTAATACAGATCGAGAGACATCGATTACATTGATTGATCGAAACCCATACCATTCCATGAAAACAGAGTTCTATGCACTTGCAGCTGGAACGATTGCTGAAAAGGATGTACGCACATCGTTTCCTGAAGATGAACGACTTCATTTTATTGCAGATGAGATACTACACATTAACATTGAGCATCAATCCGTAAGCTTACGACACACTGAAAAAGTATATTATGACTACCTGATTATTGGTCTTGGATCTGAAGACAACTTCCACGGTATTGACGGCGCTAGCGAATATACGCATAAGATTTCAACGATTAAAAAGACCCGTCAAACCTATGAAGCTGTGAACAATATGAAGAATTATGGTACCGCTACCATTGTCGGTGGAGGACTAAGTGGTGTTGAAATGGCATCCGAGCTTCGTGAAAGCAGACCTGACATCAACATTCGCCTTTTGGACCGTGGAGACAGCATTCTGAAATCGTTCCCTGAAAAGATTCAAGAGCATGCGATCGAATGGTTTAAAGAGCACGATGTTGAACTCGTGTATCAATCCAAAGTAGACTATGTTGAACCAAACATTTTATGTAATGCTGGGACATGCTTATTAAGTGACGTTACCATTTGGACTGCTGGAATCAAGCCTAGTAAAGTTGTGGACAAGCTTGATTTAGAAAAAGATAACGCAGGCAGAATTATTCTAAATGACTATCACCAAGTTCCTGAGCATCCAAACATTTTTGTAACAGGAGATTGCGCAAGCCTTTACTTGCCTCCAAGTGCTCAGCTTGCAGAACAACAAGGAAAACAAATTGCAGACATTTTAACAAACATCTTAAGAGGCAAAGACCCTAAAAAGCCATCTAAAATTGTGATCAAAGGAACACTAGGATCACTTGGAAAAGACGATGGATTTGGTCTGACACTGAACTATCCTTTAAAAGGGGTACTTCCACGTGTCATCAAAACCGGCGTTTTATGGTATCATAAGTTTCAGAACTAA
- a CDS encoding glycoside hydrolase family 18 protein has protein sequence MKSGDSLWRISQRYNVSIQAISEVNGLASVDQLVPGLALYIPKESLNDRVYVIQAGDTYWKLAQRFQTSTQLIIEANPGVDPSLLSIGQQIQIPSPQPLNIETLGFLVPYNIEPFLPRLQEISQHLTYLAVVAYSFTEEGYAYKQGEDEQVVEACKQFGIQPLLCIRNFKDGDFSAELVGGVFANESYRTNLVQSMVRFVDQQGYAGVSIDFEFVPPPQRGDFELFLQALKTELGGRILHVNVHAKTADVPTNPIIGAYDYKVIGEIADIVAVMTIDYGYPTGPPKAIAPIWWMEEVVRFALTKIPARKMQVSFPVYGYDKVIPGFETSALSALDAQNMAIRRWLPIQFEERSQSPFYRYVLNNRQHEVWFEDIRSYKAKYELLDAYNLLGTTFWQVRFRFPQNWAFMDQHIKVMKDLDKV, from the coding sequence GTGAAGTCAGGGGATTCTTTATGGAGGATTTCACAAAGGTATAATGTGTCAATTCAAGCGATAAGCGAAGTGAATGGATTAGCCTCCGTGGATCAACTCGTCCCAGGGCTTGCGTTATATATTCCAAAAGAGAGCTTGAACGATCGTGTATATGTCATACAAGCAGGTGATACATATTGGAAGCTTGCACAGCGGTTTCAAACGAGTACTCAACTTATTATAGAAGCGAATCCAGGGGTTGATCCAAGTCTATTATCGATTGGGCAACAGATACAAATCCCTTCGCCTCAGCCTTTAAATATTGAGACACTAGGATTTCTCGTGCCTTACAATATCGAACCGTTTTTACCTAGGTTACAAGAGATATCGCAGCATCTCACTTATTTAGCTGTTGTAGCCTATTCCTTTACTGAAGAAGGATATGCGTATAAGCAGGGAGAGGATGAACAAGTTGTAGAGGCTTGTAAACAGTTTGGCATTCAACCTTTATTGTGTATTCGAAATTTTAAGGATGGTGATTTTTCAGCAGAATTAGTCGGGGGTGTCTTTGCAAACGAATCTTATCGAACCAATTTAGTTCAGAGTATGGTTCGTTTCGTAGATCAACAAGGGTATGCCGGTGTTAGTATAGACTTTGAGTTTGTTCCACCTCCACAACGAGGTGATTTTGAATTATTTTTACAAGCATTAAAAACGGAGCTAGGAGGTCGAATTCTCCATGTGAATGTTCATGCTAAAACAGCTGATGTTCCTACCAACCCAATTATTGGCGCCTATGATTACAAAGTAATTGGTGAAATCGCTGATATTGTTGCTGTTATGACGATCGACTATGGCTATCCGACTGGCCCGCCAAAAGCAATTGCACCGATTTGGTGGATGGAAGAGGTTGTCCGTTTTGCACTAACCAAAATACCGGCTAGAAAAATGCAAGTGAGCTTTCCGGTGTATGGATACGATAAAGTAATCCCTGGGTTCGAGACAAGTGCACTATCTGCTTTGGACGCTCAAAACATGGCAATCAGGCGTTGGCTGCCCATTCAATTTGAGGAACGAAGTCAGTCACCATTTTATAGGTATGTATTGAATAACAGGCAACATGAAGTATGGTTCGAAGACATACGAAGTTATAAAGCTAAGTATGAATTGCTTGATGCGTATAATTTGCTTGGGACGACATTCTGGCAAGTGCGCTTTCGTTTCCCTCAAAACTGGGCGTTTATGGACCAGCATATAAAGGTTATGAAAGACTTAGATAAGGTGTAG